The proteins below are encoded in one region of Chrysemys picta bellii isolate R12L10 chromosome 4, ASM1138683v2, whole genome shotgun sequence:
- the LOC135983262 gene encoding maestro heat-like repeat-containing protein family member 6 — MKEPVLQSLVPLLLLVHDERPNVSQVCWDTLSSAAEFLKWHQLGGFIQRKDTWQSCDCLLTRYKGRANNFLCQTMAFLENPQTPLRQAAIRFIGNHRAGVPLTGGLDPVPGSPQSLPAAISNPWSPSPPPPYPTMGSW, encoded by the exons ATGAAGGAGCCTGTGCTCCAGAGCCTggtcccgctgctcctcctcgtgcatgatgagcgtcccaacgtgtcccag gtgtgttgggacaccctcagcagtgcggcagaattcctgaagtggcaccagcttggtggcttcatccagcgcaaggatacctggcaaagctgtgactgcctg ctgacgcgctacaaggggagagccaacaactttctgtgccagaccatggcctttctggagaacccacagaCTCCACTTAGACAAGCGGCCATCAGGTTCATAGGTAACCACAGAGCAGGGGTCCCTTTAACAGGGGGGCTGGATCCGGTCCCAGGCTCtcctcagtccctgccagcagcgaTAAGTAACCCTTGG tccccatcccctccccccccataccccaccatgggctcttggtag